The region aactttggtgatcccttgattTTTCATCCAGcggtcaaaattttaatttggctaatactttggtttattaccaaatacctgcaaaactaatgacaccCCCACCATCCCTcaactgtgctttgtgtttagtgcaaattagcaaatgctagcatgctaacacgcttaACTAAGATGGttgacatggtaaacattatgtcTTAGCTCAACATGGCTGTAGaatcttagtcttgtttacatTATTCAGACATGTTTGAAGATCATACAGGTGGTTTTCTCACCTGAAGCGCCCCGTCACAGTGTCGTAGTCGTTGTTGATGTTGGTGATGACGTTGGTGAACCGGATGACGCTGGCTCTATCTGGGTATTCGTTGGTTCCTCTGGACACACTGAAGGCCGCCTGCTGCTGGACTCCAACAGTCCTGCAGCCGCAGAAACAACATAAAGAGATGTTCAGAGCTGGATTAACCCGCAAGTGGGCCCCGGGGCAAAAAGTGAACTGTGGAACCCCTGTTGTCCCCAAAATTAGTTTAATCAAATGCTAGATTATTTAAgaatatgcaccatgtaaaCTTTGCCTTGAAGCTCAGCTGAGTTTTGCAGGAATAGTTGGTGACTGTAGGCTTGAAGAGCggttttcaaatattttataatgTAGGCTGTGGTCACCTTGAGTTCAGTGACAATGGATTCCAAAAGttttaacaataataaagaaagaaattcaaTAACAAAACTCCACTTCTCTGCTGTCCTTATTATATCTCTGTCAAAGGTGTGTCTGATTACATACCCTGAATCTCCTGGTTCTCCCATAAGTCCGGCAATCCCTGAGTCCCCTGGTTCCCCAGGTTCCCCACTCTGACCTCGTTTACCAGGGAATCCCATCGGCCCCggctcccccttctctcccctctgaGGGCCGAGGCCGCCGTGCCACTCGGCTCCTGCAGACGGTTTAAAGGAATAGCCCAACATTCggggagagttagatgagacaaCCAACgtcaatctcatgtctgtatgtggagctggagtcaggacatggttagcttagcgtGGCATAAACACCAGaagcagggggaagcagctagcctggctctgtccaaagctcagtaattaatatgctctttgtttgtttttgtttgtttgcccacacataaagacaaatgTAGAAAAACACTATTAGTGGTTCTAGGGGGAGTTTGCTGAAGGAAAtgagtataaaaaaaaaaaagttaccaCCTTCAGATCCATTTTAGAACTTATAATCAGAGATCTTGTGACTTGAAATGAGTTGAATGAATGTCACCATCCTGCTCTAATCCTGTcaaattaactttttttctatTAAGATATTAGTAAATCTTTTTATGGTAATAATTTGACAATTGGCAGCTTCAGATTTCCAGGTGAagtttgttttgcctttttggcgtccatgttttttcctttactGTATTCTATGTAGTATCTGTACAAACTTTAGATGGATCAGGATGGCCTCTCCTAGCCTAACCAGCTCTGTGTATGACTGCTCAGTGTATGTTGGATACCTGGCTGTCCTTTCTGTCCGTTCTCTCCGTCACGACCGTCTCTGCCGGGCAGCCCAGGAATACCTGAGGATGGACagaaagataaacaaacaaaacaacaacaaaaaaagacgcacatgtaaacatgcatgAACGTACCTGGCATCCCGGGCATCCCTGTTGCTGGGCAGGTCTCCATGGCGACCAGCAGGGACGTGGCCAATGAGAGCAGGGCGCCGATCACGAGAAAGCAACGATGGAGCATGATGAAGAACCTGACAGGAGGACTAGGAGACAAGGACGTGTGAGAGGGGACGAGGAGATGAGGAAAGGAAGgataagatgagataagataGAAATGAGAGGGAAGATAAAAGGGagatgagaagaggagagaaaaggtaagaggagagaggaggaaagataaGAAGACAGGTGAAAGATGAAAGTGGCTGTTTTtagagatacgtggttctcacaggacagatGAAGAGGACAGGACAAAGtagagaagaggagacaaagcagaaagagacagatggaggaagcaaagaagaagaggagacgaggaggagagtggaggtaGAGGAGAAGCTGGTTCAATCTACATTAATAACAGTGCTCAAATGTACCACAGTGCCTCTGAGCAACTGAACCATctgctgacagaaaacagctgaaagtattcttcagtaaaacaaatgaaatgtgaggTCAGATTATACTGATCAGTTATCAAAGTCctctttaaatgtaaaagaatcATAATAACgaaaggagaagcaggagatCATCTTGTTAACAAAAGCAGATTTTATGTTACAAACGTAAATTACATTCAGTAAACTGTAATCAACACATAGATGTGGaagataaatgtaaaacaaagtgtgtaaaACTCACCTGATTAAATGAAATCCACCCGTTCAAAGTGAAGTGAAGCTCCGAGTGCTGcaggagccagaggaggaagcCGACGCAAAAACCAAAGATTCAGCAGCTTTTACGTCAGAAATTAGTTTCTGAGCCGACTGTATGTAGTTCTGCAATTTGGGAGGTTATTGAGAGTTGGGACAACGGAGAGAGGGAACGAAACATTCAAACAGGAGTGTTTATCAACGTTTTCTGTATTTAGATTTCAAAATTAGTTAGCAGCACCAGTAAGCTGTCAAACTGAGACACAAAACCAGAAGAGTTGAAATAACTTTGTGAGTTTCATACATGGTCAGAAGTATCTGGACGCCTGGATATTCCAGCCACATGTGATTCTAAGACCATGGGcgttaatctgctgctgtaacagcatccactcttctggtttccaACTTTCCACCAGATGTTAGAAACTGGTTTCAGGGATTTGCTCCTATTCAGCCATGAGAGCATTAATGAGGGCTGATGTTGGGTGATGAGGTCTGGCTCACGCtcggtgttccagttcatcccagagGTGTTAGATGGGCTCCGTGCagaccagtcaagttcttccacaccaaactgggaaaactatttctttatggagctggctTCGTGCACGGggacattgtcatgttgaaacagggaAGGACCTTCACCAAACTGCCCGTGTATCTaaagcctgatgtatcttcttcctctgagccgtagagctccattgttgtccaagtTAAAACACCAAAATGTTGCAGTGTTTGACTTGTtgcttcattaccatgaacacacaatgtagtttattttgacccaatcccacatacaccgtcctgctgctggaaataatCACTAGAGCACCAactgtgtattaatccgcagctgaaaatagtccccgacaAATCAACTATTTCCCCATGTTTGaataatgtttgttaaaaaactacagtgcctcTTTCAGGGAATTACTGAGCCCATATATAATATTTGATATAAGATTACATTCAAGATTAAGATAAGctttacgtcttcagtaggaaccaatgagcttggCTGAGTGTCACAGACAACAGCTGTATCCTTTAAGTCCTGATGAACGTGTTCAATGCATTTCCCGTCTCAGAGAACATTTGCACATCTTTTTGAAAGCTGCTTTGTTTAAGTCAGCCGTCCACACTACTGCCATCTGCGTTTGGCAGAAACTCATGTGCTGCTGGAGCAAGAGATACAAACAGTTTCTCTCTGAGCGTCCAGGACCTTTAACTCTGACCCCAGTTCAACTTCGAACTCATGACAGGACCTTTCATCCgagaagcaaaaacacacacacacacacacacacacacacacacacacacacacacacacacacacaacaatgcaAGGAAGAGGTCAACTGAGGATGTGCCAAAGTGGCAAAAGTGGCAACAGTttaccaaaaagaagaagaagtgcaaaaactaaaaatgtttcacttcCATAACCTTCAGAGGGATCACACAAAGCGTTTCTATGTGATATGGGAAAATACACAAGTATTGTATAAATTAAAGGAAACATTTTAGAGAGCTTTAAGAAGGGCTGTAATGTTTATGATAGAGAAATTTAATTTCACACTTTGTCACTATGATTTGTTGACAAGTGATTTGTgcataaatgacattttgaagaATCCTGTTGTTCTCTtccacagagacagatgagaagatagatatCAGTTTCTTCTCTATGCATCCAGTACAGACATgaggttagcctagcttagcacaaagactggaagcaggggaaaactgccagcctggctctgttgatcttctgacttttgactgactgacagcaaaCACGTCCAAACAGTCtaccttttatatttttacatgtggaTGTGGGAAGATGTCTTGGTCTATCTGTTCGAGGTTTTTAAGAGACATCGCTGTCTTAACAAGATCATACTTTCGGTGCACTTTGGGTGTTTGTGTATCCTCAGTGAAAGATTTCAGCAAGGAAGTCAGGCAGGAACAAGCCATCCAGGATGTCTTAAAAGGAGTTCCTCACATTAAGTGACAGGACTTTCTCCTGAACTGCAGCACCCACTTGAATGAAACACAATCTGACCCGTGATTTTAATTCAATATGTATATTGTGATGTCTATGTTGATATTTCTTATGGAAGCTCATTTCcaccaaaaatatataaaaagtaaatcatgatgaaaaaaaaaaagcttttgttttgacatttttatacAATAATTTGGATTTACTAAGTTAAAATTTTGAATGACCAAGggcatttttcaaaatgatgtCGAACtatttgtctgctttttttcttttactggcAGACTTGGGCTTCCATAAGATCTGGATCTAGatgtttattaaaacattttggacatatttcattattaaacTATAATACTTGGTGGAAGTACGCGCTCTCTGTGTATTCAGACAAAACCAAAAGTCACTGACAGTcttattgaaattgaaataattgtTCTACAATCTCATGGCACATCCTATCACATAGTAGTAGCCATAGTGttgatgtttatttatttatttatgcgcAGTAGAGCACAACAGAGCTCCCTAAGTCTGCATTCAGAACGACTCGAGCCCAACTTGATGTCATCCGTTGGTGGATTACTTTGTACCGTGAGTGCTGTATTTCTACCGTTATACCTCGCGTATCATGCCTTCAATCTTACCAAACATACCCACACTCAataaactttttaaacttttaataaacagctacattttgttttagttgcttcacacagacacaaactctCAAAGACGGTTTACATGAGTCGATATGAAGGAAACAGATCAGGTGAACAAATCCAAACCTGTGGGCTCacattaaaaaccaaacaagCGTAAATGTTACTGTACTGTGATACCGTGTTGTGGTAAAATATCCCtctaaaaacagcttttgaacCGAGATTTTCAGGTGGTAAATTCATAAAGGGGTGCAGTCTCGCTGTAGTGAAATCACTGAGCGAACGACTGAACTTTATTCTGAATTTGAGAAGAGCAAGAAGCCGCTGAAGATGATCTGTTTCTCTCGGCCGTCTCGTGCatcactttctgtctgctggTCACTGAAGGACTCCAGCCAAACCTTCTGTCCAGCTGTCAGCTGTAAGACCACGCCGCCCGACAgcacctgaaacacaacacgGCAAGGCGTCATGACAAAACTCGTCtgttaatgtgtaaaataaatcattCGGATTACTCTGTCCTGTAAACCATCTGTGAAGACTAAACTAAAGAGCGAGAATAATGACAGTGAAGTCTGAGGACGTGTACAGAACTCCACAGTGGACTTTGTCACCATAACGTCTCCtgacttcctcctctgctcccatcATAATTCCTACTGCCACCTTTTCACTTGAACGTGAATGTGTCTCCAGTGTCAAACTCAAAGATTTATCAAAGATTTTCCCTCCTGACATCTCTCGGGCTGCGTGGCGCTCAGCCCTGAAACTGACCTGATCCCAGCTCCTGCTGTTGTAATCACAGAATCCCACCTTGTCGTATAGAGCGTCAGTGGCTATATACAGACACATGGTGacctacaaaacacacagaatacacacaGAGTAATGCAGATTGATAATGATTATATATCTCCGTCGGAAAGGTAGTAAACCACATTTACAAAATGGTTCTTATATGAAGAAGTGCAGCGGTGTGTTACCTTGGCCACACAGTGGAAGGTGAAGTAATAAACACCAGGTACTCTGCAGGTGAAGTGACCTCCGGCTGCGCTAAAGTCGCCAGGTGTGTTAAACACAGTATTCTGGAAGGTTACGACctgatagacacacacacacacacacacacacacacaagaaccagagataaatgatgataatgttattttatcatttgggtgaactgaccctttgaCAGCACTTAAATCGTAATGTTCTCCTctttaaagacattaaagacagacagaaaggaagcaTCTcttatttgtaaaaaatatttctgaatgAAACAGCTGCGAGATGGACGGCAGTCTGAACCTTGTTGTAGCGAGGATAACTGCTATCAGTCCGGATCGCTGAGAAGGCAGACTGGGAGCGGTGAAGGGAGTGTTGTCCTGGGAAGAGGAAGCAAAAAGTAGTAGTTCACCGTTGACTTACTATTTTAACCAAGACCacgatcttttcctaaacctaatcaagtagttttgttgcctaaacctaaccagaattgaaaataataataaaaacaactgaaaaagatttgttttgttgcagtacCGTGATTGGCCACTGGGGTATGTTAGCGTGATATTTACTGTACGGTCAGAAGTCGTGTCATTACCGCGGCCGATGCCTTTCCCCTCGGGGCCGCGGAGACCGGGGTCTCCAGGGCGACCCAGTGCTCCCAGATCTCCACGGTAACCTTTCGGACCCATGGCCCCTTGCGACCCCCGACTCCCGATCTCCCCCTTCAGCCTCAGCAGGACGCCTGCATCCACCGGGCCGTCGGCCATCAtagctggagacagacagagtcaaCAACATTGACTCTCTTTTCGCTCTGCTGTGCGGCGCTGAGCAGGTTTTTGAGCTTTGTCGCTAAAGACCACAAACAACAGGACTCataaacaaagagctgaaagtcACTATGAAGCTCTGTAAAGCCAAGTGGAGCTGCAGAACCAGGTTCAtcactttcacattgtcaccctgttttcactttgtcatttgatGCAATGTTATTATAATGATATTTATTATAGTCACTTTACAGATTACGCGAAAGGacaaagcaagcaaacaaacaaacaaatgaaacagatgtttcagattctgtctcgctctgtgtgtctcttttacccgcctctcctttctctcccttcgGTCCGGGCCATCCGTCTCTGCCCGGGGCTCCCGCCTCCCCCGCATGGCCGTCCGTTCCACCACAGCTCACGTCACATTGGCCGGTCGTCAGAAGCGAAGCCACGCCCACCAGAACCGCCAGCCCATAGTAACCCCCCATGGCCCAAAACACTGGATTTAACAATGAAGGATATttagaagaagaggaaggtgatgatggtgatgatggaagtgaaaacacaagagagagatgatgagaagAAACTACACAAGACGTTGAATTATTTGTTCTGGACACTGATTTGTAGGATTTGTAGACTCCAACAGTGTTACTCCAGTATCTTACAGTG is a window of Enoplosus armatus isolate fEnoArm2 chromosome 3, fEnoArm2.hap1, whole genome shotgun sequence DNA encoding:
- the LOC139282696 gene encoding complement C1q subcomponent subunit C-like, which translates into the protein MLHRCFLVIGALLSLATSLLVAMETCPATGMPGMPGIPGLPGRDGRDGENGQKGQPGAEWHGGLGPQRGEKGEPGPMGFPGKRGQSGEPGEPGDSGIAGLMGEPGDSGTVGVQQQAAFSVSRGTNEYPDRASVIRFTNVITNINNDYDTVTGRFRCRVPGTYYFVFHASLEDRLCVMMKLDQTLLTSFCDHRRGRRQVTAGSLAVYLSRDQEVWLETKDYRGMRGKPAGYSIFSGFLLQPQ
- the LOC139282694 gene encoding complement C1q subcomponent subunit A-like isoform X3, with product MGGYYGLAVLVGVASLLTTGQCDVSCGGTDGHAGEAGAPGRDGWPGPKGEKGEAAMMADGPVDAGVLLRLKGEIGSRGSQGAMGPKGYRGDLGALGRPGDPGLRGPEGKGIGRGQHSLHRSQSAFSAIRTDSSYPRYNKVVTFQNTVFNTPGDFSAAGGHFTCRVPGVYYFTFHCVAKVTMCLYIATDALYDKVGFCDYNSRSWDQVLSGGVVLQLTAGQKVWLESFSDQQTESDARDGREKQIIFSGFLLFSNSE